The Burkholderia pyrrocinia genome has a segment encoding these proteins:
- a CDS encoding RT0821/Lpp0805 family surface protein — protein MSMRASLSIVTRVLAGAACAAAMLPAHAQNNLNFLTNTPLSYFSKADTASLSKAAEKVRDEGKDGETTTWQNSGSRTQIEAKLTPTTTETDGKTCRVITTDITAKGQAMTLKPVYCKTAAGKWQLQKH, from the coding sequence ATGTCGATGCGTGCATCCCTTTCCATCGTCACGCGTGTGCTGGCCGGCGCTGCGTGCGCAGCCGCGATGCTGCCCGCCCATGCGCAGAACAACCTGAACTTTCTGACCAACACGCCGCTCAGCTATTTCAGCAAGGCTGACACGGCGTCGCTGTCGAAGGCCGCCGAGAAGGTGCGCGACGAAGGCAAGGACGGCGAGACGACGACGTGGCAGAACAGCGGCAGCCGTACGCAGATCGAAGCGAAGCTCACGCCGACCACGACCGAGACGGACGGCAAGACCTGCCGCGTCATCACCACCGACATCACCGCGAAGGGCCAGGCGATGACGCTCAAGCCCGTCTACTGCAAGACGGCCGCGGGCAAGTGGCAATTGCAGAAGCACTGA
- a CDS encoding NUDIX hydrolase, which yields MKRGGAPRTVSCGVVILDAAGRVFLAHATDTTHWDIPKGQGEPGETPADAALRELLEETGIEFAPARLLDLGRFAYRHDKDLHLFAVQVADGEIDPAHCTCTSLFPSRRDGSMIPEMDAYRWTVPGEIDAYASRSLARLFRTKLSLAELHRRLSGA from the coding sequence ATGAAGCGGGGCGGCGCGCCGCGCACGGTATCGTGCGGCGTCGTGATCCTCGATGCGGCCGGCCGCGTGTTTCTCGCGCACGCGACGGACACCACGCACTGGGACATCCCGAAGGGACAAGGCGAGCCCGGCGAGACGCCGGCCGACGCCGCGCTGCGCGAGCTGCTCGAGGAAACCGGCATCGAATTCGCGCCGGCGCGGCTGCTCGATCTCGGCCGCTTCGCGTACCGGCACGACAAGGACCTGCACCTGTTCGCGGTGCAGGTGGCGGACGGCGAGATCGATCCCGCGCACTGCACGTGCACGTCGCTGTTCCCGAGCCGTCGCGACGGCTCGATGATTCCCGAGATGGATGCGTACCGCTGGACCGTGCCGGGCGAGATCGACGCGTATGCGAGCCGCAGCCTCGCGCGGCTGTTTCGCACGAAGCTGTCGCTGGCGGAACTGCATCGGCGGCTGTCGGGTGCGTGA
- a CDS encoding cytochrome-c peroxidase, which produces MPTTPKSFASARSLIHAAAALALAAGLAALAGCDAKPGASTSAASVVPAAQAAPAAPAVAPASQPQTRAQVFEGVKQMTALGKQLFFDPSLSGSGKLACASCHSAEHAFGPPNALSVQLGGDDMHRTGFRAVPSLKYVRGIPPFSEHFHDSPDEGDESIDAGPTGGLTWDGRVDTRDAQARIPLLSPFEMSSSPARVAQAVRAAPYADAFRNAFGERVLGDDQAIFDAVLRALDAFQQQPALFDPYTSKYDAYLAGRAQLTPAELHGLQLFNDEKKGNCASCHISQRTLEGGPPQFSDFGLIAIAVPRNRALPVNRDPRFHDLGACGPERTDLKGRDEFCGLFRTPSLRNVALRKTFFHNGVYHSLEDVMRFYVERDIHPEKFYPVVHGRVQIYDDLPKRYWPNINREPPFDRKRGEQPALNAAEIKDVIAFLGTLTDGYQPGSTQAAR; this is translated from the coding sequence ATGCCCACCACCCCGAAATCCTTTGCGTCCGCGCGATCGTTGATCCATGCCGCGGCGGCCCTGGCGCTGGCTGCCGGGCTCGCGGCGCTCGCCGGTTGCGATGCAAAGCCCGGCGCGAGCACGTCGGCCGCGTCCGTCGTGCCGGCCGCCCAGGCCGCCCCGGCCGCGCCCGCGGTCGCACCGGCCAGCCAGCCGCAGACGCGTGCGCAGGTGTTCGAGGGCGTGAAGCAGATGACGGCGCTCGGCAAGCAACTGTTCTTCGATCCGTCGCTGTCGGGCTCCGGCAAGCTCGCGTGCGCGTCGTGCCACAGCGCCGAACATGCGTTCGGGCCGCCGAACGCGCTGTCGGTGCAGCTCGGCGGCGACGACATGCATCGCACCGGGTTCCGCGCGGTGCCGTCGCTGAAGTACGTGCGCGGCATCCCGCCGTTCAGCGAGCACTTCCACGATTCTCCCGACGAGGGCGACGAAAGCATCGACGCGGGCCCGACCGGCGGGCTGACGTGGGACGGCCGCGTCGACACCCGCGACGCGCAGGCGCGCATTCCGCTCCTGTCGCCGTTCGAGATGAGCAGCTCGCCGGCGCGGGTTGCGCAAGCGGTGCGCGCGGCGCCGTATGCGGATGCGTTCCGCAACGCGTTCGGCGAGCGGGTGCTCGGCGATGATCAGGCGATCTTCGACGCGGTGTTGCGTGCGCTCGATGCGTTCCAGCAGCAGCCTGCGCTGTTCGATCCGTACACGAGCAAGTACGACGCGTACCTGGCCGGCCGCGCGCAGCTCACGCCCGCCGAGTTGCACGGGCTGCAACTGTTCAACGACGAGAAGAAGGGCAATTGCGCGAGCTGCCACATCAGCCAGCGCACGCTTGAAGGCGGCCCGCCGCAGTTCAGCGATTTCGGGCTGATCGCGATCGCGGTGCCGCGCAACCGCGCGCTGCCCGTCAACCGCGACCCGCGCTTCCACGATCTCGGCGCGTGCGGCCCCGAGCGCACCGACCTGAAGGGCCGCGACGAATTCTGCGGGCTGTTCCGCACGCCGTCGCTGCGCAACGTCGCGCTGCGCAAGACGTTCTTCCACAACGGCGTGTATCACTCGCTCGAGGACGTGATGCGCTTCTACGTCGAGCGCGACATTCATCCGGAGAAGTTCTACCCGGTCGTGCACGGCAGGGTGCAGATCTACGACGACCTGCCGAAGCGCTACTGGCCGAACATCAACCGCGAACCGCCGTTCGACCGCAAGCGCGGCGAGCAGCCGGCGCTGAACGCAGCCGAGATCAAGGACGTGATCGCGTTCCTCGGTACGCTGACTGACGGATATCAACCGGGGTCGACGCAGGCGGCCCGCTAA
- a CDS encoding acid phosphatase — protein sequence MKKHAWIRYTPIALAAALSLTACGGDDVTQQGLSAVKNVVVIYAENRSFDNLYGNFPGANGLQNATAANSVQKDRDGSTMATLPKVWGGLTATGITPAVTEAMTANLPNAPFAIDDPKGFNQSMSIATRDIVHRFYQDQMQINGGKNDMYAAWTDAGGLTMGHYTPDPSKLPLWKIAQQYVLADNFFMGAFGGSFLNHQYLICACAPFYANANTSPAAGKIAVLNADGKSLKVATNSPASALSGPPKFVNDGAITPDFFAVNTMQPPYQPSGNKAATGGDPLLADPANASTMPAQTATNIGDLLTSANVTWAWYGGAWGQALQASQNGTSNVIYGADLSTPNFQPHHQPFNYFANQAPGSANRAQHLLDGGANGAEFIKAIDAGTLPQVAFYKPQGNLNEHPGYTDVTSGDQHIADVIAHLQASPQWKNMVVVVTYDENGGFWDHATPPTADRWGPGTRIPALIVSPYSKKGFVDHTQYDTGSILRFITRRFSLPRLAGLQQRDDALKANGAQPMGDLTNALALSPNL from the coding sequence ATGAAGAAGCACGCCTGGATTCGCTACACGCCGATCGCCCTCGCGGCCGCGCTCAGCCTGACCGCCTGCGGCGGCGACGACGTCACGCAACAGGGCCTGTCGGCCGTCAAGAACGTTGTCGTGATCTACGCGGAAAACCGCAGCTTCGACAACCTGTACGGCAACTTCCCGGGCGCGAACGGCCTGCAGAACGCAACGGCCGCGAACTCGGTGCAGAAGGATCGCGACGGCTCGACGATGGCGACGCTGCCGAAGGTCTGGGGCGGCCTGACCGCGACCGGCATCACGCCGGCCGTCACCGAGGCGATGACGGCGAACCTGCCGAACGCGCCGTTCGCGATCGACGATCCGAAAGGCTTCAACCAGTCGATGAGCATCGCGACGCGCGACATCGTGCACCGCTTCTACCAGGACCAGATGCAGATCAACGGCGGCAAGAACGACATGTACGCCGCGTGGACCGATGCGGGTGGCCTGACGATGGGCCACTACACGCCGGATCCGTCGAAGCTGCCGCTGTGGAAGATCGCGCAGCAGTACGTGCTCGCCGACAACTTCTTCATGGGCGCGTTCGGCGGCTCGTTCCTGAACCACCAGTACCTGATCTGCGCGTGCGCGCCGTTCTACGCGAACGCGAACACGAGCCCCGCGGCCGGCAAGATCGCCGTGCTGAACGCGGACGGCAAGTCGCTGAAGGTTGCCACGAACTCGCCCGCGTCCGCGCTGAGCGGCCCGCCGAAGTTCGTCAACGACGGCGCGATCACGCCCGACTTCTTCGCGGTCAACACGATGCAGCCGCCGTATCAGCCGAGCGGCAACAAGGCAGCCACGGGCGGCGACCCGCTGCTCGCCGACCCGGCCAATGCCTCGACGATGCCGGCGCAGACGGCGACCAACATCGGCGACCTGCTGACCAGTGCGAACGTGACGTGGGCATGGTATGGCGGCGCGTGGGGCCAGGCGCTGCAGGCGAGCCAGAACGGCACGTCGAACGTGATCTACGGCGCCGACCTGTCGACGCCGAACTTCCAGCCGCACCACCAGCCGTTCAACTACTTCGCGAACCAGGCGCCGGGCTCCGCGAACCGCGCGCAGCACCTGCTCGACGGCGGCGCGAACGGCGCCGAGTTCATCAAGGCGATCGACGCCGGCACGCTGCCGCAGGTCGCGTTCTACAAGCCGCAGGGCAACCTGAACGAGCACCCGGGCTACACGGACGTCACCTCCGGGGACCAGCACATCGCCGACGTGATCGCGCACCTGCAGGCGAGCCCGCAGTGGAAGAACATGGTCGTGGTCGTCACGTACGACGAAAACGGCGGCTTCTGGGATCACGCCACGCCGCCGACCGCCGACCGCTGGGGTCCGGGCACGCGCATTCCGGCGCTGATCGTGTCGCCGTATTCGAAGAAGGGCTTCGTCGACCACACGCAGTACGACACGGGCTCGATCCTGCGCTTCATCACGCGCCGCTTCTCGCTGCCGCGCCTCGCGGGCCTGCAACAGCGCGACGACGCGCTGAAGGCCAACGGCGCGCAGCCGATGGGCGACCTGACGAACGCGCTCGCGCTGTCGCCGAACCTGTAA